Within Spinacia oleracea cultivar Varoflay chromosome 4, BTI_SOV_V1, whole genome shotgun sequence, the genomic segment GGAATGTTTTTCCTGTCCCTCCATGGCCGTACACGAAAAATGTCTCCCCCGTGTCTTTTTCGACAGCTTGCACCACTCTGTTGTAAACATCTAATTGCTCTTTGTTTAGCCTTTTTATTCTATCGGACCAATCTGCTTGTAATTGTCTGGTGTCGTAGAGTCTTTCTTCTGCTATAAGCTTGTTTTCCATGCAATCTACTTCTGTGAGATCAGGTTGTGGCATATCTTTGAAATCAGACAACGACTTTCCAAATTTCATCAGGATTCTGTTGATTTCAATGAGGGTGTATGTCCTGATCTGATCTTCCGAGAGTATAAGATTTGGATGTTTGAATAACCTCCTTTTCTTCCGTTGTATGTCATCTGAAAGATCCTTGAAGATGCTCTCCCATAAGCTTCGCATGTCAGTTACTTTGCAGAATAACAGTAGGGTTACAAAGAGTTCTCTAAGCTGTGATGGCATTGCCCATTGGTTTGCCTCTTTTATAGCATCGTGCCACTCTTTGTCATTGTTAAGTAGGCCCAACACATAGCACGCTTCCTTGTACGTAGGATGCACCTAACCATCCACTGTTCTAATATCTTGGAAGGATCCACTGCCCCTGACAATGTTGAGCATAAGGCGTAGGTAGTACCTTTCTCCTGCTGAAGGGTGCACGTATGCGATTCTGCCGATGCTTTTTCCAAGCTGTCTCTTCTCCcatatctttttctttttttatttccaAATTCATCGACCTGATTAGTTGTTGTCCAAACATATTATGTCGGAAATTCTGCATATGTCAGTGACCTTGCATGTTCGTCtacaacatttattttcatccaTTCAGTGAGCATCGTGTCATTGACATCTTCTCTGTTTATGATAAAGTTCAAATTGTCATTATCTCTTATCACGACTGCTTGTTCTCCTTCTAAGTGAACTGGCAGACGTATGATCGCCGGACTTCTTTCTTGGATTTCAAACTCGAAAATTCTCCATGCGGCCTCGTAAGCTGAGATGTACCTACAGTCGAGGTAAGATTTGACCTCATCCATTTGGTCATCAGTGATAATCATGGTGGTCCTATCTGGTCCCTTACAAATGTATTTAAATAGGTATTTGATTGCACGTGTAGTGTTACACCATTCCACATTAATATGAGCGTCAAACATTATTAGTAGGCCTGGATTGTAGGGAACAACTGATCTGTTGTCCATGATATGGTCTCCTTTTTTAATGAACCTGGTAGTTCGTAGAAATCATGATCACATAATTAGCTAATGTGAAAGGTAGGAATCATTAAATTGCTAATACATTGAGCAAAGTGTGAACTACTCTTCTAAAATATCTAACAGTAGTAAGTGTACTCTATACTATGTACTGCGTAGTAAAATTGGACTATTATTTATTGAAAATAAAATGTAAAAGATGAACTATTATTTACTGAAAATTAAATCTAAAAGATGAATCATCTTCAAGCTTGAATATTTAATGAACTTTTTACACGTTTGATTTTAGTATGTGGTAATGTACAAATCATTTATACTTAAGAATCTGTTACAcgttttatttttatgatttaagtATGTAGCAATGTATATATCATTTATTATACTAAATAGATATATTGtatgtaaatatatatatacatgtcaTCCTCCCTTCTTCTGTATACAGGGTGACCATTGCTATCGATAGTAGTCTCTGAATTGAATTGTTTGGGGTAGTTTTTGCTGCATTTTTTATCCACCATGCAGGGGAAATTCGGGTTAGCATTACCACAGGGGCCATGAACCATGTAACGTGAAACAACAGCATATAATTCGGGGTTTGTTTCTTTGTCAGGGATCTCTGCTTGAATGATACTGTCTATAAATTGCGGACTGAGCTCTACTCCTTCTTCACTTAGCCATAGAAGTATATGGGCATGAGGTAAACCTCTCTTTTGGAACTCCACAGTGCAAACATCTGCATTATAAATTATTCAaggttaaaataaaaaaatagtttCCAATAAACAACTGAAACGGAAGTTTTTAATAATAGGTTAAGATAAATATCGATGAGTTAGTTTTACTTTTACCTGCCACATCAATACCGAAGTAATGGTCTTTTTTAAGACATCTCATGAGTTTTTTTAGCTTCAGTTTGAATACCCTTGCCATGATATCTGGCCGATCTTCTGGCTTTTGACCTTCAATTTCACTTAACATTTACTGAACCTCAGGCCACTTTGGATTTGCAGTGAATGTTATGAATAGATGTGGGCTCCCATACCATCTACAAATTTCCATGGCGTCTTGGTAATTTTGGTACATGTACCTTGGTCCTCTTGTGAATGATGCTGGTAAGACAATTCTTTTTCCAACTGCTGCCCCTGTTGTGTCTCCTTGTACCATTGCATCTCGTAGGTTGTTGTAAAGGTCGCACCTAAGTTGTTGTTGATGGTTTCGAATAAATGACAACCTTTCTTCTTCAATTGCGCGATAGCAGTCAACTATAAATTGGTGGAGTAGTCGAGTTTCCCGTAGGAGAGTCTGTCCTTCTGTTTTTCTGGTTTGCAACCTGTATGCGTAATATTCTCCCATTGTCACACATTCCCTTTTGCCTCTTTTCGATCCTTTATTGTTGTCATATGGTATTCCAAGATGGTAGATATCCTCACCATATGGGAACAACAGAGGGTACTGTAGAGCCATGAAGCTTGGGTGCAATTCGCTGATTCTTTTTAATCCTTCTGATTTGTGCTCAATAATTATATCCCTTCCATAAGTGTTGTGGCCAATATCTCCTACTATAAGAGCGGCTATCTCAGATGATGTGGGGATGTTGTATGTCTTGTTTTTATTGTCCCTTGTACCAAGTAGCCTGATTGACCATTTTGTCAAACATGTCCTTCAATTTGGAGAGTAACTCAGAATTTAACTCCGGGCTTTTGTTATGCTTGCAGACAGCTTCTGTTCTATTGCTTATCTCCGATGCAGTGTCATATATATATAGTTGTGCAAATGCTGGTCTTTTTTCGTCAATCGGGAGAAGAGACCCTATGAGATGATGATTTTGACCACTAACTCTGTAAACATATGGCCCAGAATTTGTGTTTACTGAAGCATCAATTTTGGTGCCCATTGAAGTAAGTGCAAAACATGAGTTGTACATACGGATTAGCTGTCTAAAGTTTGCAGCACTTCTGTCTCCCCTGTCTCCCGAGTAATTCAACAATTTTGCTAATAACTTTGGTGGTTCTTTGAATTTTGGCAGTTTTACTTTCCCGTCTTGACAGCACATGTTGAAAAAGGTCTTTTTTTTCGTGCTCTTTTTCTTGATTCTCTCTTCCCACCACATTATTGCACTGTAGTATGGACATTCCTCTTCAGGTGGGCCTAAACTCAAATATCCTTGATTATGTGTTGTTTCTGCACATAAGTTCAATTCATGCATATAATAGGTAAGTGTTTTGAAAATAGTGATGTAGTATACTTTTAATAGGTTGTTACTTGGTAATGGGTTTTGATTCTTGCTGTTTTAGTTAAGCCAAATTGTAgaaattttaatgatttttaatGTTATCAACGAAATGAATCAATTATGGATTATTAGATGTGAGATTGCTCAAATCGTGGTTTGGGATGTGGGTTTGATTAATGACTACAGTAAGCATAGAAAGAGATGTTAAGTTTTATAATACCTTGTACTGGTTGTAATTGTCTTTGTTCTCTTTTTTCATTAAGTATCATCCGacttcttttccttctttctctCTGCAAGTCAGCGTTAGTGGGTTCTTGATTCACTGCGTAACAAAGATCAGGTATTCAGTCAAAAAGATTATGCTTCTAATGGGGGCGGGGGGATAATCAGCTGTGGACGGGTCCTTAGGAGAATATTAAATCTCTATGTTCATGCTTCATGTTATGTATTGTTCCGGCTGGTGATACATTTCGTGCTGCTGATCACTTTCATGCTGCTGCAAGTGATCAGCTTGAGATATGGGCTGAACGAACAGGTTGGCGTTAACAGATGACAGTGCAAAATGGCCTTAAGAAGGTTCGTTCTGATTAGTTCTTTCGCAGGCGTTTTAAAGAGGGAAGGAAGTTGGATTTGATATTGGTCTATGTGACACATCTGGACGTAAGCATTCTGCATATCTGCAAACTTCTTctgtacattttttttataatggtTTTATTATAGGCTTTTTTTTATGGCCTTAGGTCTTCATACTAATTACAGTCTCATGCAGGAATTGATAGGTTGTAAAAAGCTGTGGGTAAAGTAGTTTCTGGTGCTCCTAATGTAAGAAGCTTCTGAACTTTCCATATCAATAGAGTTactattaaatttaatttatatCACGGTAAGTGCCTAATGCAATAATATGGAATGTGTTGCTACCTTCCATTGCTTCTAATTGCATTTGTATTTCCTCATCGAGTATCATCCGtcttcttttccttctttctctCTGCAGTTCTGTGTTATTGGGTTCTTGATTAACCGCGTAACAAAGATCAGTTATTCAATAAAAAAGATAAAGAGAAATAAAGAGTGTTTAAGGTTTACAATACCTTGCATTGCTTGTAATTGCCTTTGTTGTATTTCCTCATCGAGTATCATCCTTCTTATTTTCCATCTTTCTCTCTGCAATTCGTGTTATTGGGTTCTTGATTAACTGCGTAACACAGATCAGTTATTCAGtcaaaaagattaatgaaaaataaagaGCGTTTAAGGTTTACAATACCTTGCTTTGCTTGTAATTGCCTCTGTTGTCTTTCCTCATCAAGTATCATTCGtcttcttttccttctttctctCTGCAACTCTGTGTTATTTGGTTCTTGATTCACTACTAACAAAGATTAGTTATTCTGTCAAAAAGattgaagaaaaataaagtGTTTAGGTTTACGATACCTTGCATTGCTTGTAATGGCCTCTGTTGTCTTTCCACATCGAGTATCATCCGTCTTCTTTTCCTTATTTCTCTCTGCAGTTCTTGATCCATTGTCGCACAAAAGCTTTTGAAATTGAGAGATACAATTACTGTAATTACTCTGACAGAGGATTCTTATAGGATTCAAACTTTAAAATTATATAGGATTCTTATTCCTAAATTATATAGGATTCAAGTAGGATTCTTATTATATAGGATTCTTATTATATAGGATTCAGACTTTAAAATTACAATTCAAGTAGGATTCTTAttcctaaattgtataggattttaATTCCTAAATTATAATTCAAGTAGGACTTTAATTCCTAAATAATAAATCAGTTTTGTAGTTTACCTTTTAGATAATATTGTATTATTTGGATGTGTATGTTTATAGGAATCGGATTGACATCTCCTATGCTTGTACTAAATAGAAATTAAGCGTTTGATTGATTTGAAATGCGAAAAACTCTTGTATCAGAATCCAGACTATAAGTTTCAGACGTTTTGAATTAAATCCCAAACTGAATCACTGTTTTGGTTCGCTGTTTTGGTGATAATCCCGAGGTACCAAAATGTACTTATTTAGTCAATTGCCATATATTTAGAATGATTTTCTTATAAGGATTTTCCCATTCACAGGTGAAAATAAACTCTTCAAAGTCCATGACTGGCCATCTTCTTGGAGCAGCCGGTGCTATTGTCTTTCAATTTACAAATCTCCGGAACATCAAGATTTATATATATCTTGGTTGATGGTGAAATGGTTAGATTAATTTTACttgtataaaataaaataaaaaatataaatagtTCGTAAAACAATTTTTAAGAAATATTGTGTGATACCAATACTTACCTAAAAATTCTTTTACCATGGTAGACGTAACAACTATAGCAAAAGGCTTAGTAGAATCACCAAGTTGAGTTCTTTGTTGGGAATATTCAGCAAAACAGTTGCTCCAAATTTTTAATTGGGCTCGTTGTCCCCTGCAATAATTTAGATAAgaaaactaaataaataataacatcataaataatatatttaattaactctacagaagaagaaaaaaatatgtACCATTGGTCTTCTATTTCGATAGAATCTCCAACTTCATTCACAACCATACCAACGACAtctaaaaagagaaaaa encodes:
- the LOC130459224 gene encoding uncharacterized protein; translation: MIQFFQNTVVRAVGNIDKIPMHRFDCVQLQHLNKFVKNYSLPDVVGMVVNEVGDSIEIEDQWGQRAQLKIWSNCFAEYSQQRTQLGDSTKPFAIVVTSTMVKEFLAFVRQWIKNCREK